Proteins from one Thermotoga sp. SG1 genomic window:
- a CDS encoding aspartate kinase, which produces MKLVVQKYGGSSVATPERIKNVARRIKKKIEEGFKVVVVVSAMGKTTDELIKLAKEVSPKPDARELDMLLATGEQVSAALLSMALKDLGVKAKSLNAFQVKIKTTPHHTSARIMDIDDSVIMENLKEHDALVVTGFQGVNERGDLTTLGRGGSDTSAVALAAKLRVPCEIYSDVDGIYTCDPRLIPGAKKLKYITYDEALELTALGAKVLHSRSVEIAKKYRIPVYCASSFVEEEGTMVVERLPEWLEEPVVTGATISHGQIKVSISFLPKEAEYITAIFEEVGKRSLNVDMISLVPSNGKVFLSFTILEDHKDDLDEALRNALKDVEGWKSSYEEGFAKLSIVGVGMRTSPGVAARFFSALKRIGVTPELVTTSEIKISCLVPEKDAEKALKAVVDEFGLAE; this is translated from the coding sequence ATGAAACTGGTGGTACAAAAGTACGGTGGTAGTTCAGTTGCCACTCCAGAGAGGATAAAAAACGTTGCAAGGAGGATAAAGAAAAAGATTGAAGAAGGTTTCAAAGTGGTCGTTGTGGTCTCTGCCATGGGAAAGACAACTGACGAACTCATAAAACTTGCAAAAGAGGTTTCACCAAAACCTGACGCAAGAGAACTCGATATGCTCCTGGCAACGGGAGAGCAGGTTTCTGCCGCTTTGCTTTCGATGGCTTTAAAGGATCTCGGCGTGAAAGCAAAATCTTTGAACGCCTTTCAGGTGAAGATAAAAACCACACCGCATCACACGAGTGCTCGCATCATGGACATAGATGATAGTGTGATCATGGAAAACCTCAAGGAGCACGATGCTCTGGTTGTAACCGGCTTTCAGGGAGTGAACGAGAGGGGGGATCTCACCACGCTTGGACGTGGTGGATCGGACACATCGGCGGTTGCCCTCGCTGCAAAGCTGAGAGTTCCCTGCGAGATCTACAGCGACGTGGATGGTATCTACACGTGCGATCCCAGACTCATTCCGGGGGCAAAAAAGTTGAAGTACATAACTTATGACGAGGCTCTCGAACTCACCGCACTTGGGGCGAAGGTGCTTCATTCCAGATCCGTTGAAATCGCCAAAAAGTACAGAATACCCGTGTACTGCGCTTCTTCTTTTGTTGAAGAGGAGGGAACCATGGTGGTGGAAAGACTTCCCGAATGGCTGGAGGAACCCGTTGTGACGGGTGCAACAATTTCGCATGGACAGATAAAAGTTTCGATCTCTTTCCTTCCAAAAGAGGCAGAATACATCACTGCCATATTCGAAGAGGTAGGGAAGCGTTCTCTGAACGTCGATATGATCTCTCTTGTTCCATCGAACGGAAAGGTGTTTTTGTCTTTCACAATACTGGAAGATCACAAAGACGATCTTGACGAGGCGCTCAGAAATGCTCTGAAAGATGTTGAAGGTTGGAAATCCTCCTACGAGGAAGGTTTTGCCAAACTCTCGATCGTCGGTGTCGGAATGAGAACAAGCCCTGGGGTTGCGGCAAGGTTTTTCAGTGCTTTGAAGAGGATTGGTGTTACTCCAGAACTTGTCACCACATCTGAGATAAAGATCTCCTGCCTTGTTCCAGAAAAAGATGCTGAAAAAGCTTTGAAAGCGGTGGTTGACGAGTTTGGTCTGGCCGAATGA
- the lysA gene encoding diaminopimelate decarboxylase has translation METLKKAAEIHGTPLYVYFEETIRERARRVKEVFQGINLLPTFAVKANNNPNLLAILKEEGFGMDVVTKGELFAAKLAGVAPFLIVWNGNGKSKEEMLHFLKEGVRTINVDSFEEMEMWESLSPEDVNFFVRVNPEVDARTHPHISTGLKKHKFGIPLNALDSFMKRFKGMNIKGLHVHIGSQITKVDPFLEAYEKVVEASKRYSFEEINIGGGWGIDYQGEELNVQEYREKVVPLLDGFKRVFVEIGRYIIAPAGFLVLKVILVKRGENKVFVVVDGGMNTLIRPALYSAHHRIFVYGKEGSDIKADVVGPLCESGDVIAYDRNLPAVEPGDFLFVENAGAYGYTMANNYNSTSKPAEVLVKKSGELVLIRRRENMMDIFKDVVM, from the coding sequence ATGGAGACACTGAAAAAAGCAGCGGAGATCCACGGTACACCTCTTTATGTGTATTTCGAAGAAACAATACGTGAGCGTGCCAGAAGGGTAAAAGAGGTTTTCCAGGGGATAAACCTTCTTCCCACCTTTGCCGTGAAGGCAAACAACAATCCCAATTTGCTTGCAATTCTAAAAGAAGAAGGCTTTGGAATGGATGTGGTGACAAAGGGAGAACTCTTCGCTGCCAAACTTGCCGGAGTGGCTCCTTTTCTGATCGTCTGGAACGGAAACGGAAAAAGCAAGGAAGAGATGCTTCACTTTTTAAAAGAAGGAGTAAGAACGATAAACGTTGACTCCTTTGAGGAGATGGAGATGTGGGAAAGTCTGAGTCCAGAAGACGTGAACTTTTTTGTCAGGGTGAATCCAGAGGTGGATGCACGAACTCATCCTCACATCTCCACCGGACTCAAAAAACACAAATTCGGTATCCCTCTGAACGCACTGGACAGTTTTATGAAGAGATTCAAAGGAATGAACATAAAAGGCCTTCATGTTCACATAGGTTCTCAGATAACGAAAGTGGATCCTTTCCTTGAAGCCTATGAAAAGGTTGTAGAAGCTTCAAAAAGATACAGTTTTGAAGAGATCAACATAGGAGGAGGATGGGGAATAGACTATCAGGGAGAAGAACTGAACGTTCAAGAGTATCGGGAAAAGGTTGTACCACTTCTTGATGGATTCAAAAGGGTGTTCGTTGAGATCGGAAGATACATCATCGCTCCTGCCGGCTTTCTCGTACTGAAAGTCATTCTCGTCAAAAGAGGAGAAAACAAGGTGTTCGTTGTTGTGGATGGTGGAATGAACACACTCATAAGACCTGCCCTGTACTCTGCCCATCACAGGATCTTCGTCTATGGAAAAGAAGGATCAGACATAAAGGCAGATGTTGTAGGTCCCCTGTGTGAGAGTGGAGACGTTATAGCGTACGATCGGAATCTTCCAGCAGTTGAACCGGGAGATTTCCTGTTTGTGGAAAACGCGGGTGCGTACGGTTACACCATGGCGAACAACTACAACTCGACCTCAAAGCCCGCAGAGGTACTGGTGAAAAAAAGTGGCGAACTGGTACTGATAAGAAGAAGGGAAAACATGATGGACATCTTCAAGGATGTGGTGATGTGA
- a CDS encoding M20 family metallopeptidase encodes MGEIELRHLLHMNPEPSFKEFKTREILRSAIQKIGYERIVEVAGTGLVVEKKETEGPYVLLRAEMDALPIREETGWEFASRNDYMHACGHDFHMSALYGAMKRLKTVRKNFLFVFQPAEETGGGAKEVVEFLRKNYIIKAAVGFHVTDEYDVGTVASRVGVLFASATEFDVYFKGVPAHIAFAEKGKDALKVAVSFLHWLYGRKWDALVGVGKIVGGRVRNVVPSEVKIEGTIRAKTLKIAEEILSEMKNQLLTLKDRSGVDFSLEKGSVYPEVKVDAELLEILKKNCEKLNLKFIECEMKKTGEDFGYFTQVFPSLSFWFGVGEGERRVGLHHPCFLPRDEYIPLASELLASLAVAI; translated from the coding sequence ATGGGCGAAATAGAACTGAGACATCTCCTCCACATGAATCCAGAACCCTCCTTTAAGGAATTCAAGACCCGGGAGATTCTCAGATCGGCGATCCAAAAGATCGGCTACGAAAGGATAGTGGAGGTTGCCGGAACGGGTCTGGTCGTTGAGAAGAAAGAAACAGAGGGGCCTTACGTTTTGTTAAGGGCGGAAATGGATGCCCTCCCCATCAGAGAGGAGACAGGATGGGAGTTTGCCTCAAGAAACGACTACATGCACGCCTGTGGGCATGACTTTCACATGAGTGCCCTCTACGGTGCAATGAAACGGTTGAAGACTGTACGAAAGAATTTCCTCTTTGTTTTTCAGCCTGCCGAAGAAACCGGTGGTGGTGCAAAGGAGGTTGTCGAGTTCCTCAGGAAAAACTACATCATCAAGGCTGCTGTTGGATTCCATGTAACGGACGAATACGACGTGGGAACGGTGGCGTCGAGGGTCGGGGTGCTGTTTGCTTCGGCGACGGAATTCGATGTATACTTTAAAGGTGTCCCCGCTCACATTGCCTTTGCCGAAAAAGGGAAAGATGCGTTGAAAGTAGCCGTCTCTTTCCTGCACTGGCTTTACGGCAGAAAGTGGGATGCCCTTGTTGGTGTTGGGAAAATCGTTGGTGGCCGGGTGAGAAACGTGGTTCCTTCAGAGGTGAAGATAGAAGGTACTATAAGGGCAAAGACTTTGAAGATAGCAGAGGAAATATTGTCGGAGATGAAAAACCAACTTTTGACTCTCAAAGACAGATCTGGTGTTGATTTTTCTCTCGAAAAGGGAAGTGTCTATCCGGAGGTAAAGGTCGACGCAGAGCTTCTGGAGATATTGAAGAAAAACTGCGAAAAATTGAACCTCAAGTTCATCGAATGCGAAATGAAGAAGACTGGGGAAGACTTTGGATACTTCACACAGGTGTTTCCATCTCTTTCCTTCTGGTTTGGTGTGGGAGAAGGGGAAAGGAGAGTGGGACTTCATCATCCCTGTTTTCTACCAAGGGACGAGTACATACCTCTGGCATCTGAACTTCTTGCCTCCCTTGCGGTGGCAATATGA